In Cytobacillus oceanisediminis, the following proteins share a genomic window:
- a CDS encoding aspartate aminotransferase family protein, with product MEQSNLIKPMLHVHYPVIDYGRGVYLYDTDGKEYLDASSGAITANIGHGIEEIIEAMHEQAKKVSFVYRSQFTSGAAEKLAHKIAEAAIGDLNWSFFVNSGSEATETAMKIAIQYWQEKGIQTKTKVLSRWMSYHGITLGALSMSGHTGRRARFIPLLEDFPVIHPPYCYRCPYNLEAPECGYLCAHELETVIKRIGQENIAAFIAEPVIGAAGGAITPPKDYYRIIKEICDRYDILFIADEVMTGFGRTGTMLACEQWNVKPDIVALGKGMGAGYAPIAAALVSDEVMKPILAGSKSIMSGHTLSANPQSCAVSLAVLEYIEKNNIIPEVDSKGVYLRNKLTKLQSKFSFIGDVRGKGLMIGLEFVKDHLSREPFSRRFSLTQRLIQEAQEQGLLIYPAGAGKTGTDGDAVLIAPPLTITKREIDDLVKRFDRTLQIFTEKHMIFAEEEAE from the coding sequence ATGGAACAATCAAACCTAATTAAGCCAATGCTTCATGTACATTATCCAGTTATTGATTATGGCAGAGGCGTCTATTTATATGATACTGACGGAAAGGAATATTTGGATGCATCGTCTGGTGCGATAACAGCCAATATTGGCCATGGTATTGAGGAAATCATTGAGGCAATGCATGAACAGGCTAAGAAAGTCTCTTTTGTGTATCGTTCGCAATTTACCAGCGGGGCAGCTGAAAAGCTTGCCCATAAAATAGCAGAAGCAGCGATTGGCGACTTGAATTGGAGCTTTTTTGTGAACAGCGGGTCTGAGGCCACTGAAACAGCTATGAAAATAGCGATTCAATACTGGCAGGAAAAAGGCATTCAGACAAAAACAAAGGTGCTTTCAAGGTGGATGAGCTATCATGGCATAACCCTGGGTGCTTTATCGATGTCAGGTCATACGGGCAGAAGGGCGCGCTTCATACCGCTGCTTGAAGATTTTCCTGTCATTCATCCGCCATATTGCTATAGGTGCCCCTACAATCTAGAAGCGCCTGAATGCGGTTATTTGTGTGCCCATGAACTTGAAACCGTCATTAAACGGATAGGGCAAGAGAATATTGCAGCATTTATCGCAGAGCCAGTCATTGGGGCTGCAGGGGGTGCTATTACCCCTCCAAAGGATTACTACCGGATAATAAAAGAAATTTGTGACCGGTATGACATTTTATTTATTGCTGATGAGGTTATGACTGGTTTTGGCAGAACGGGGACAATGCTTGCCTGTGAGCAATGGAATGTGAAACCTGATATTGTCGCACTTGGTAAAGGAATGGGAGCCGGGTATGCACCGATTGCGGCTGCCCTTGTAAGCGATGAAGTTATGAAGCCTATATTGGCAGGGTCAAAGAGCATTATGAGTGGCCATACCTTGAGTGCCAATCCTCAGTCCTGCGCTGTTTCTCTCGCAGTGCTTGAGTATATTGAGAAAAATAACATCATTCCTGAAGTGGATAGCAAAGGTGTGTATTTGAGAAATAAGTTGACAAAACTGCAATCCAAATTTTCTTTTATTGGTGATGTAAGAGGAAAAGGACTAATGATCGGACTTGAATTTGTAAAAGATCATCTGTCCAGAGAGCCGTTTTCAAGAAGGTTCAGTCTGACACAGAGATTAATACAGGAAGCTCAGGAACAGGGACTGCTTATTTACCCTGCGGGTGCAGGCAAAACGGGCACAGATGGAGATGCTGTATTGATTGCACCGCCGCTTACCATTACCAAAAGGGAAATTGATGATCTTGTGAAAAGGTTTGATAGAACTTTACAGATTTTCACAGAAAAACACATGATCTTTGCTGAGGAAGAGGCTGAATAA